In Kangiella profundi, one DNA window encodes the following:
- the clpA gene encoding ATP-dependent Clp protease ATP-binding subunit ClpA has product MLDKALEQSLNHAFHDAREKRHEFITIEHLMLALLDNKDALDVLRAVGADIGVLKSDLEKFVNQTTPQFSDEDDEFEIQPTIGFQRVLQRAVFHVQSSGREAVSGANVLVAMFSEPESQAVFLLSKQDISRLDVVNYISHGVSSDEEDFPELEHEEGEQEPQEPRPLDQYAVNLNKLAEQGRIDPLIGRANEIERVVQVLCRRRKNNPLLVGEAGVGKTAIAEGLAKRIVDGDVPEVIADAVVYALDLGVLLAGTKYRGDFEKRLKAVLAQLKKESHAILFIDEIHTIIGAGAASGGTMDASNLIKPVLANGELRCMGSTTFQEYRGIFEKDHALARRFQKIDINEPTVQDTVAILEGLKERYEKHHGVVYSKQAIQAAAELSAKYINDRQLPDKAIDVIDEAGARQRILPEEQRKKTITPHEIEQVIAKIARIPEKTVSSSDKKLLQNLERNLKMVVFGQDPAIETLAESIKLSRAGLGQENKPVGSFLFAGPTGVGKTEVTKQLARLMGVELIRFDMSEYMERHTVSRLIGAPPGYVGYDQGGLLTEAVNKNPHAVVLLDEIEKAHPDVFNLLLQVMDHGTLTDNNGRKADFRNIVLVMTSNAGAQEIIKGNIGFKEQDRSRNNEEAINRTFSPEFRNRLDAIVWFNSLPQKVIMSIVDKFLTEVQGQLDDKQVNLHVDEAARQWFAKHGYDENMGARPMARLISDKIRRPLANEILFGKLMQGGDVYVSIKNDELDIRIEPHMEKLPQGTS; this is encoded by the coding sequence ATGCTCGATAAAGCACTTGAACAATCATTAAATCATGCCTTTCACGATGCTCGTGAAAAACGTCATGAATTTATTACCATCGAGCACCTTATGCTGGCCCTGCTAGATAACAAAGATGCTCTAGACGTCTTGCGCGCTGTTGGTGCCGATATTGGCGTTCTTAAGTCTGATCTTGAAAAGTTTGTTAATCAGACCACACCTCAGTTCTCAGACGAAGATGACGAGTTTGAAATTCAGCCCACTATTGGTTTTCAGCGTGTATTGCAACGCGCGGTTTTCCATGTGCAGTCCTCTGGACGTGAAGCTGTCAGTGGTGCAAACGTATTGGTTGCTATGTTTAGCGAGCCTGAATCTCAGGCGGTTTTCCTCCTTTCCAAGCAGGATATTTCCCGACTTGATGTGGTTAATTATATTTCACATGGCGTCAGTTCAGACGAAGAAGACTTTCCTGAGCTTGAACATGAAGAAGGCGAGCAGGAGCCACAGGAACCAAGACCACTTGACCAATATGCTGTCAATCTTAATAAATTAGCGGAGCAGGGGCGCATTGACCCTCTAATCGGTCGTGCCAACGAAATTGAGCGTGTAGTGCAGGTACTTTGTCGCCGCCGTAAAAACAATCCTCTGCTTGTCGGTGAAGCCGGTGTCGGTAAAACCGCAATTGCCGAAGGACTGGCAAAGCGAATCGTTGATGGCGATGTACCAGAAGTAATAGCAGATGCCGTGGTTTATGCTTTGGATCTGGGAGTTTTGCTGGCCGGTACAAAATATCGAGGTGACTTTGAAAAACGCCTGAAAGCCGTTTTAGCGCAGCTCAAGAAAGAATCTCACGCAATATTGTTTATTGATGAAATCCATACCATTATTGGGGCCGGAGCTGCTTCTGGCGGCACCATGGATGCATCCAACTTGATCAAGCCCGTATTAGCTAACGGTGAACTACGTTGTATGGGCTCAACTACCTTCCAGGAATATCGCGGTATCTTCGAGAAGGATCACGCTCTAGCTCGACGCTTCCAAAAAATTGATATCAATGAACCTACCGTACAGGACACTGTAGCCATCTTGGAGGGATTAAAAGAGCGTTACGAGAAGCATCATGGAGTAGTTTACTCAAAGCAGGCTATTCAGGCGGCTGCTGAGCTTTCTGCAAAATACATTAATGACCGTCAGCTTCCTGATAAAGCTATTGATGTTATTGATGAGGCTGGGGCACGTCAAAGAATCTTACCTGAAGAACAGCGTAAGAAAACTATTACCCCTCATGAGATCGAGCAGGTGATAGCTAAAATCGCTCGAATCCCTGAAAAAACGGTTTCATCTTCAGATAAGAAATTACTACAGAATCTTGAGCGTAATCTTAAGATGGTGGTTTTTGGCCAGGATCCGGCAATCGAGACCTTAGCAGAATCTATCAAGTTGTCTCGTGCAGGGCTTGGTCAGGAGAATAAACCTGTGGGCTCTTTCCTGTTTGCTGGCCCAACAGGTGTCGGAAAAACTGAGGTTACTAAGCAATTAGCACGTCTGATGGGCGTTGAGCTGATTCGCTTTGATATGTCCGAATACATGGAGCGTCATACGGTTTCGCGTCTGATTGGTGCGCCTCCCGGCTATGTGGGTTATGACCAAGGTGGTTTATTGACAGAAGCGGTCAACAAAAACCCTCATGCAGTGGTGCTTCTTGATGAAATTGAAAAAGCGCACCCAGATGTATTCAATCTGCTCTTGCAGGTTATGGACCACGGTACACTGACTGACAACAATGGCCGTAAAGCTGATTTCCGTAATATTGTTCTGGTCATGACCAGTAACGCAGGTGCGCAGGAAATTATTAAAGGCAATATCGGCTTTAAAGAGCAGGATAGGTCACGTAACAATGAAGAAGCAATCAATCGCACATTCTCGCCTGAGTTCAGGAATCGTCTTGATGCTATTGTTTGGTTCAATTCATTGCCACAGAAAGTCATCATGTCGATTGTCGATAAGTTCCTGACCGAAGTTCAGGGTCAGCTGGATGACAAGCAGGTTAATCTGCACGTGGATGAAGCTGCCCGTCAATGGTTTGCGAAGCACGGTTATGATGAGAACATGGGCGCTCGCCCAATGGCTCGCCTGATTAGCGACAAGATCCGTCGACCATTGGCTAATGAAATTCTGTTTGGAAAGTTAATGCAGGGTGGGGATGTCTACGTCAGCATTAAAAATGATGAGCTGGATATTCGCATTGAACCTCATATGGAAAAGTTACCGCAAGGAACATCTTAG
- a CDS encoding SixA phosphatase family protein, translating to MTVQQGDFEGEETSSKKLYLFRHGKSDWEARFGSDHDRPLAERGRIAAEYMGKHLARVKQVPDLILCSTSVRTKETLALAMERGKWQSDVIYYRELYLAGVQETLEVIRKQSDSVTKLMIVSHEPMCSSLIAELAMGANVKFPTASVARISFRAEHWKDINSNKGRLDWLLTPKALFK from the coding sequence ATGACTGTGCAACAAGGTGATTTTGAAGGCGAAGAAACTTCCAGTAAAAAACTTTACTTATTCAGGCATGGAAAATCAGACTGGGAGGCAAGATTTGGCAGTGATCATGACAGACCCTTAGCTGAAAGAGGGCGGATCGCTGCGGAATATATGGGAAAGCACCTGGCCAGAGTTAAACAAGTACCTGATCTTATTTTGTGTTCCACATCTGTACGTACTAAAGAGACGTTGGCGTTGGCAATGGAGAGGGGAAAATGGCAATCGGATGTTATCTATTATCGTGAGCTCTATTTGGCTGGTGTTCAGGAGACTTTGGAGGTTATTCGGAAACAAAGTGACTCAGTCACTAAACTGATGATTGTGTCCCATGAACCCATGTGTTCGTCTTTAATAGCAGAGCTAGCAATGGGGGCTAATGTTAAGTTTCCAACCGCAAGCGTTGCCAGAATATCCTTCCGAGCTGAGCATTGGAAGGATATTAACTCAAACAAAGGGCGGCTTGACTGGCTGTTGACGCCAAAAGCTTTGTTTAAATAA
- the infA gene encoding translation initiation factor IF-1 has translation MAKEDVIELEGKVLETLPNTMFRVELENGHIVTAHISGKMRKNYIRILTGDTVTVEISPYDLTKGRITFRAR, from the coding sequence ATGGCGAAAGAAGACGTAATTGAATTAGAAGGTAAAGTGTTAGAAACCTTGCCAAATACTATGTTTCGAGTAGAGCTCGAGAATGGTCATATTGTTACTGCACACATCTCAGGCAAGATGCGCAAGAACTACATTCGTATCTTAACTGGTGACACAGTTACTGTTGAAATCAGCCCTTATGATTTAACAAAGGGTCGTATTACTTTCCGTGCCCGTTAA
- the clpS gene encoding ATP-dependent Clp protease adapter ClpS, whose product MSNDHNHRHDQEHEHGLAVADAKPKLKQPPMYKVLILNDDYTPMDFVVDVLRKFFTMDKEQATRVMLQVHHEGQGVCGVFTPDIAETKVVQVNEFARANQHPLLCVMEPEDGE is encoded by the coding sequence ATGAGTAACGACCATAATCACAGACATGACCAAGAGCATGAGCACGGCCTGGCAGTAGCCGATGCTAAACCTAAGCTCAAACAACCACCCATGTATAAGGTGTTGATTCTTAATGATGATTACACCCCGATGGATTTTGTGGTGGATGTACTGCGTAAATTTTTTACAATGGACAAAGAACAGGCAACACGCGTTATGTTGCAGGTTCACCACGAAGGGCAAGGTGTGTGCGGCGTTTTTACGCCTGATATTGCTGAAACCAAGGTAGTACAGGTCAATGAATTCGCACGTGCGAACCAGCACCCTTTGTTATGTGTTATGGAACCGGAAGACGGTGAATAA